A genomic stretch from Leptospira licerasiae serovar Varillal str. VAR 010 includes:
- a CDS encoding argininosuccinate synthase, translated as MAAQKNIKKIVLAYSGGLDTSVILTWLKETYGCEVVAFTADVGQKEELTGLEEKGIKTGASKVYIEDLRLEFARDFIYPAIQGNAIYEMRYLLGTSLARPLIAKAMVEVGKKEGADAFAHGATGKGNDQVRFELAFKSLAPEKEIIAPWRTWSFGGRADLIEYAKSKGIPVPVTASKPYSMDRNLMHISYEGGILEDPYREPNEDMFLLTVSPEKAPDSPEYVELDFVEGNCVAVNGKKMDPYQVVDTLNTIGGKHGIGRVDIVENRLVGIKSRGVYETPGGTILFHAHRDLESITIDRDTQHHKDKLSAEFAELIYNGHWFSSRMAAVRAFISETQRFVTGTVKVKLYKGNCIIVGRKSSVSLYNPEMATFEKEELYNQKDAEGFINLYGLPAKEAARLRRK; from the coding sequence ATGGCGGCTCAAAAGAACATAAAGAAAATCGTATTAGCATATTCCGGCGGATTGGACACGTCCGTAATTCTTACCTGGCTTAAGGAAACCTACGGTTGCGAAGTGGTAGCATTTACCGCAGACGTGGGCCAAAAAGAAGAGCTCACAGGCCTGGAAGAAAAAGGGATCAAGACCGGAGCCTCCAAAGTTTATATAGAAGATCTTCGTCTAGAATTCGCAAGGGACTTTATCTATCCTGCCATCCAAGGAAATGCAATCTACGAGATGAGATACTTACTCGGAACTTCCTTAGCAAGACCCTTGATCGCAAAAGCAATGGTGGAAGTCGGTAAAAAAGAAGGAGCTGATGCGTTCGCTCACGGCGCGACCGGAAAAGGGAACGACCAAGTTCGTTTCGAATTGGCGTTCAAATCTTTAGCTCCCGAAAAAGAGATCATAGCTCCTTGGAGGACCTGGTCCTTCGGAGGAAGAGCCGACCTTATTGAATACGCAAAGTCCAAAGGTATCCCGGTCCCGGTTACTGCATCCAAACCTTACTCCATGGACAGGAACTTAATGCATATCTCTTATGAAGGTGGAATATTAGAAGATCCTTATAGAGAACCGAATGAGGATATGTTCCTTCTTACCGTTTCTCCGGAGAAGGCTCCAGATTCTCCTGAATATGTAGAACTCGACTTCGTTGAGGGAAATTGTGTCGCGGTTAACGGCAAAAAAATGGATCCGTACCAGGTAGTGGACACTCTAAATACGATCGGCGGAAAGCACGGGATCGGAAGAGTGGACATAGTAGAGAACAGACTTGTGGGAATTAAATCCAGAGGAGTATACGAAACTCCGGGCGGAACAATCCTATTCCATGCACACAGAGACTTGGAATCCATCACAATCGACAGAGACACACAACATCATAAAGATAAATTATCCGCGGAATTTGCAGAGTTAATCTATAATGGACATTGGTTCTCTTCCAGAATGGCTGCAGTTAGAGCATTCATTTCTGAAACACAAAGATTTGTGACCGGAACAGTAAAAGTGAAACTATATAAAGGAAACTGCATTATTGTAGGAAGAAAATCCTCCGTTTCACTATACAATCCGGAGATGGCAACTTTTGAAAAAGAAGAACTGTACAACCAAAAAGATGCCGAAGGTTTTATCAACTTATACGGATTGCCTGCAAAAGAAGCCGCAAGGTTGCGTAGAAAATGA
- a CDS encoding DUF2779 domain-containing protein: MDSVPKLIRTSIRRLSFLFPESLRRKLLFDVLAPYREKELPLLGRSAFQTGQHCELQFWKFLKEPHSEFDISNQFISPKQKSLLKDIAGNLFPDAKHAGYKDAKTRSYLDSRQPTKGACVRTKFFDTRADFLIPGEEGWKVIIIKASSSAKRTHISELSFIRMVLEEAGYKVSSTQVWTVNSDYSYTGAEIDPDRLFHKKDCSKETLANLEDTKEKAYKLLEVLENDKIPSITFSKHCEHPRNCIHPESCYSDSPPGDLFTLREGKELTLTLWNQGIRNLSEVEPDSEFTHRQRIQVEAVKTGKEYLDRDALLSYLNHLKFPLYCLDFETINPPVPVYKDTHPFQHVPFLYSLHIIRKDLNEEPEEHIYLDDHDNDPRLGILESLSSHIKPGGTILAFNDSFEKRCLKESVQAYPKFKEWFQSIEHDFSDLAKPFWDYDYYHPAQEGTTSLKVVLPVLTGANYKELTINAGHIANSEFLRIKTEIVSEQEKRRVESDLIAYCKMDTYALILILRALADKLSWPGKL, encoded by the coding sequence ATGGATTCGGTTCCTAAATTAATAAGAACCTCGATTCGGCGGTTGTCTTTTCTCTTTCCGGAATCACTCAGACGAAAACTTTTATTCGACGTTCTTGCTCCCTATAGGGAAAAAGAACTTCCCCTCTTAGGAAGATCCGCTTTCCAAACGGGACAACATTGTGAATTACAATTTTGGAAATTTCTAAAAGAGCCTCATTCCGAGTTCGATATTTCCAATCAGTTCATTTCCCCCAAACAAAAATCCTTACTTAAAGATATTGCAGGCAATTTATTCCCTGATGCAAAACATGCCGGATACAAAGACGCTAAGACCAGATCTTATTTGGATTCACGACAACCGACCAAAGGTGCTTGTGTCAGGACAAAATTTTTCGATACAAGGGCCGACTTTCTAATTCCAGGAGAAGAAGGTTGGAAAGTCATTATTATCAAAGCGTCTTCTTCCGCCAAAAGGACACATATCTCGGAACTTTCTTTTATCAGAATGGTTTTGGAAGAAGCGGGATACAAAGTAAGTTCTACCCAAGTATGGACGGTAAATTCGGATTATTCGTATACCGGAGCTGAAATAGATCCGGATCGATTGTTTCACAAAAAGGATTGTAGCAAGGAAACTTTAGCAAATTTAGAAGATACAAAAGAGAAGGCTTACAAACTTCTTGAAGTATTAGAAAATGATAAAATTCCTTCCATCACCTTCTCCAAACATTGCGAGCATCCCAGAAATTGTATACATCCTGAATCCTGTTATTCCGATTCTCCTCCTGGAGACCTATTTACTCTGAGAGAAGGAAAAGAACTCACACTTACACTTTGGAACCAAGGTATTCGAAACCTCTCCGAAGTCGAACCTGATTCCGAATTTACCCATCGTCAAAGAATACAAGTAGAAGCCGTAAAAACAGGAAAAGAATATTTGGACAGGGATGCTCTTCTATCTTATCTAAATCATTTAAAATTTCCTTTATATTGTTTGGACTTTGAAACGATCAATCCCCCGGTTCCGGTATATAAGGATACACATCCCTTTCAGCATGTTCCTTTTTTATATTCTTTGCATATAATCCGAAAAGATCTAAATGAAGAACCGGAAGAACATATCTATTTGGATGATCACGATAATGACCCAAGACTCGGGATCTTGGAATCACTTTCTTCCCATATCAAGCCGGGGGGGACCATTCTTGCATTCAATGATAGTTTTGAAAAACGTTGTCTGAAAGAATCCGTCCAAGCTTATCCGAAGTTTAAGGAATGGTTCCAATCCATAGAACATGATTTCTCGGATCTAGCAAAACCGTTTTGGGATTATGACTATTATCATCCCGCACAAGAAGGAACCACTTCTTTAAAGGTGGTTCTCCCGGTTCTTACCGGTGCGAATTACAAAGAACTTACGATCAACGCGGGTCATATCGCTAACTCCGAATTCTTAAGGATCAAGACTGAGATTGTATCTGAGCAAGAGAAAAGAAGAGTGGAGTCCGACCTAATCGCTTATTGCAAGATGGATACTTATGCTTTAATTCTCATTCTTAGGGCTTTAGCTGATAAGTTAAGCTGGCCAGGAAAATTATAA
- a CDS encoding ACP S-malonyltransferase produces the protein MAVANFLNEAKAQGNKLFLQFGGQGSPWLKELSKLYETDPSLKELFDTAFKTLAEEVPSLKKEIISQGYDFESWIKNPESAPDENYLCSATVSIVGIFLTQTANYVSLVNKGFATSELIANAVGATGHSQGIIPAVLIALGKEGADFYKEYAKFLKFVLYLGYRAQELFGVYNPSEEVLKGNEEIGDKQPAPMVAVIGYSAAELSERVQQTNTELGLSGTKAIYVSLFNTPDSNIVSGTPEALLSFRKKFKAEMDEKKVKFVYLRTTAPFHCPIMDETEKTVPKDMERIGFSYKGSDLKIPVYSIFDGRNYQNEADISLPLFREVLIKALYWDKATTTFVKTPKLVGIDFGPSVVSQKLTQANLGTSENKIYSASSPKDIKVLLA, from the coding sequence ATGGCAGTAGCAAACTTTTTGAACGAAGCAAAAGCTCAAGGCAATAAACTATTTTTGCAATTTGGGGGCCAGGGATCTCCTTGGTTGAAGGAACTTTCTAAACTTTACGAAACAGATCCTTCTTTAAAAGAATTATTTGATACTGCTTTCAAAACTCTAGCGGAAGAAGTTCCTAGTTTAAAAAAGGAAATCATCTCCCAAGGATATGATTTCGAATCCTGGATCAAAAACCCTGAATCTGCTCCGGATGAAAATTATCTCTGCAGCGCTACCGTTTCCATCGTAGGTATCTTCCTCACACAAACGGCAAATTACGTCTCTTTAGTTAATAAAGGTTTCGCCACTTCCGAACTTATTGCAAACGCAGTAGGAGCAACCGGCCATAGCCAAGGGATCATTCCGGCAGTATTGATCGCGCTCGGAAAAGAAGGCGCAGACTTCTACAAAGAATACGCAAAATTCCTGAAATTCGTTCTTTATCTCGGATATCGCGCTCAGGAACTTTTCGGAGTTTATAATCCTTCCGAAGAAGTTCTAAAAGGTAACGAAGAGATCGGTGACAAACAACCTGCTCCAATGGTTGCGGTAATCGGTTACAGCGCAGCTGAACTTTCTGAAAGAGTTCAACAAACGAATACGGAACTTGGACTGAGCGGAACAAAAGCGATTTATGTTTCTCTATTCAACACTCCTGATTCAAATATCGTTTCCGGAACTCCGGAGGCTCTTCTTTCTTTCCGCAAAAAATTCAAAGCGGAGATGGATGAGAAAAAAGTAAAATTCGTCTACTTAAGAACTACTGCACCTTTTCATTGCCCTATCATGGACGAAACTGAAAAGACCGTTCCAAAAGATATGGAAAGGATTGGATTCAGCTATAAAGGTTCCGATCTAAAAATCCCTGTTTATTCCATCTTTGACGGAAGGAACTACCAAAACGAAGCGGACATCAGCTTACCTCTATTCAGAGAAGTTTTGATCAAAGCTCTTTATTGGGACAAAGCGACTACCACCTTCGTAAAAACCCCTAAGTTAGTCGGTATCGATTTTGGACCGAGCGTCGTTTCTCAAAAACTAACCCAAGCAAACTTGGGAACTTCTGAGAACAAAATTTATAGCGCATCCAGCCCGAAAGACATTAAGGTACTTCTGGCTTAA
- a CDS encoding ABC transporter ATP-binding protein, whose protein sequence is MIKVRNLSKFYGEKLAIDRLNFELKEGEIVGLLGLNGAGKTTTIRILTGYLMATDGLCEFNGLNTFEHPIDVKKKIGYLPETPPLYPELTVTEYLTFAARIKQISEEDISSELNRVLNLTDLTQVKDKVIETLSLGFRKRVGIAQAILGNPEIIIMDEPISGLDPKQIVEIRNLIHGLKEKHTILLSSHILPEVYKTCNRFLFLHKGRLVYQCDRQELEREMENLSGLEVTLSGKSRSETESYLNGIANKSGATFKFVGEDSVGSTFLVNASSERKFKEELYSGISSSGILPEFIRKQDVTLEQIFMNKV, encoded by the coding sequence ATGATAAAAGTAAGGAATCTTTCCAAATTTTACGGAGAGAAATTGGCCATTGATCGTCTGAATTTCGAACTCAAAGAGGGAGAAATCGTAGGATTGCTTGGTCTTAATGGTGCAGGAAAAACGACTACGATCCGGATACTCACAGGTTACCTGATGGCAACCGACGGATTATGCGAGTTCAACGGACTGAATACATTCGAACATCCTATCGATGTAAAGAAGAAGATCGGTTATCTTCCGGAGACTCCTCCTCTTTATCCGGAATTGACTGTGACTGAATATCTTACTTTTGCAGCTAGGATTAAACAGATCTCAGAAGAGGATATTTCTTCCGAACTGAATAGAGTTTTAAATCTTACCGATCTTACTCAAGTAAAAGATAAGGTGATCGAAACTCTTTCTCTTGGTTTCAGAAAGAGGGTAGGGATCGCTCAGGCTATTTTAGGAAATCCTGAAATTATCATTATGGATGAACCTATATCCGGCTTGGATCCGAAACAAATAGTAGAAATTCGTAATTTAATTCACGGCTTGAAGGAAAAACATACGATCCTTCTTTCCAGTCATATTCTTCCTGAAGTCTACAAAACCTGTAATCGATTCCTCTTCTTACATAAAGGAAGATTGGTTTACCAATGTGATCGCCAGGAATTGGAAAGAGAGATGGAAAATCTTTCCGGTCTGGAAGTGACCTTATCCGGAAAATCCAGATCGGAAACCGAATCTTATCTGAATGGGATTGCGAACAAATCGGGTGCGACATTCAAATTTGTGGGGGAAGATTCGGTAGGTTCTACTTTTCTTGTGAACGCTTCCTCCGAGAGGAAGTTTAAAGAAGAATTATATTCCGGAATTTCTTCCTCCGGTATCCTGCCTGAATTTATTCGTAAGCAGGATGTGACTCTAGAACAAATCTTTATGAACAAGGTTTAA
- a CDS encoding ABC transporter permease codes for MFRNIKWIFWKEVRVFFGTYLAPLVLGGTAFLNSLFVLILNFNSGTNYTETTIITFISFMSTMLIAMLIVAMGSITEEKNRGTLEFLFTAPISDLEIVVGKFLFGTFVCAIIAIAVDGLFPLFLYFFWKAPLYIVASGTIGVFLLGLFTFAVGLFGSSLGKNQMISLLISIAILLTLWVIGYFSHLFDAATRSILFHLHIFTHFISFSKGVLPLSSTVFFISGTIFFLYLTVKVLESRRWRG; via the coding sequence ATGTTTCGAAATATTAAATGGATCTTCTGGAAAGAAGTCAGGGTATTTTTCGGTACTTATTTGGCTCCTTTGGTTTTAGGCGGGACTGCGTTCTTAAATTCATTATTCGTATTGATACTGAATTTTAACTCAGGTACTAACTACACTGAGACCACAATTATCACTTTCATTTCCTTTATGAGCACGATGCTGATCGCGATGTTGATCGTTGCTATGGGCTCTATCACGGAAGAAAAAAACAGAGGAACGTTGGAGTTCCTATTTACTGCTCCGATTTCGGATCTGGAAATCGTAGTCGGTAAATTCCTGTTCGGAACGTTTGTATGTGCGATCATCGCTATCGCAGTAGATGGACTTTTTCCTCTATTCCTTTATTTTTTCTGGAAAGCTCCTTTGTACATAGTCGCCTCGGGGACCATCGGAGTATTTTTACTCGGATTATTTACTTTTGCCGTGGGATTGTTCGGATCTAGTTTAGGGAAAAACCAAATGATCTCTCTTTTGATCTCGATTGCGATCTTGTTAACACTTTGGGTGATCGGATACTTCTCCCATTTATTCGATGCAGCAACTCGAAGTATTTTGTTCCATTTGCATATATTCACCCACTTTATCAGTTTTTCGAAAGGAGTGCTCCCTTTGAGCAGTACCGTTTTTTTTATCAGCGGAACGATCTTCTTTTTGTATCTGACCGTAAAAGTTTTGGAATCTAGGAGATGGAGAGGATGA
- a CDS encoding Gldg family protein, which produces MRSNLISRIISWASIVFLLLFFPVYESFASAGVRWAISILVISVIAGSGFLSYIGSKKEDKEINLLISSGLGILSLGIYFLRVYLEDLSLQKGGTAPVWITNLREFLLVFLVLFVLGSVFLGILREWERSSFENQSSLKGRKQSLVRDFFLGTGILLLILILANYISVMRNHNFDLSSKGVHSFSIEAKKILKEIPEGAEVDVIAFYPRPLDSTARNADGSSSLALKRIRPDLEILLSQLVSIHPGFKVKFINADVELDEIAEFGQVSNGNILIRYRKAGATAGPYPEQKVGVKDKSELEDLERRLVQAFMNVTTKERKVYFTEANGERYSQTFQNLPNEKLVRFADALSFLNFKSTGIGFQNNWPPKIPDDAEFLVIAGPTVPFSPEARVSILDFVFKKKGKLFITIEQRGAESFDWLLEAAGYSFVKGNLSQSPSRAPGLILTKAFRDHPIEESLSKKDTGIVFPYGGYFEQKPPTNPSEIKLDSSILLETGGDVYLDKNGNGKQEKEEEKKNLPIALVLKTKSTAPIIPPTDPNAPPASLPETKSEDEGRIVIYSGTSWITNQYIPYEANYELAGASVTWMYQDVSLPAIAPKKEEIETVSLTDGQKRAVWILGMFLFPGLIAGLGSIYVIKRKRAGQKDAK; this is translated from the coding sequence ATGAGATCAAATCTAATTTCCAGAATTATTTCCTGGGCATCCATCGTATTTTTATTACTCTTCTTCCCTGTTTATGAATCTTTTGCGAGTGCAGGAGTCCGATGGGCGATTTCTATACTAGTAATTTCGGTTATAGCCGGATCAGGATTTTTGTCTTACATAGGTTCCAAAAAAGAAGATAAGGAAATCAACTTACTCATCTCTTCCGGACTAGGCATTCTTTCATTGGGAATTTATTTTCTGAGAGTGTACTTAGAAGATCTTTCTTTGCAAAAAGGAGGAACTGCTCCTGTTTGGATCACAAATTTAAGAGAATTCCTTTTGGTCTTTTTGGTGCTCTTCGTATTAGGAAGCGTATTCTTAGGAATATTAAGAGAATGGGAAAGAAGTTCCTTTGAGAATCAATCAAGCCTTAAAGGAAGAAAACAAAGCTTGGTCCGGGATTTTTTCCTTGGAACAGGGATACTTCTTCTTATTCTAATATTAGCAAATTATATTTCCGTAATGAGAAATCATAATTTCGATCTAAGTTCTAAGGGAGTTCACTCCTTCTCTATCGAAGCTAAAAAGATCTTAAAGGAAATTCCGGAAGGTGCAGAAGTAGACGTAATTGCTTTTTATCCTCGCCCACTGGACAGCACCGCTAGAAATGCGGATGGAAGTTCGTCTCTCGCCCTAAAAAGAATTCGTCCCGATCTAGAAATTTTACTCAGTCAATTGGTGTCTATTCATCCTGGATTCAAAGTAAAATTCATCAATGCTGATGTGGAGCTGGACGAGATTGCCGAATTCGGACAAGTTTCCAATGGAAATATTTTGATACGTTATCGTAAAGCCGGTGCGACGGCTGGGCCGTATCCCGAACAAAAAGTCGGAGTAAAAGACAAGTCAGAGTTGGAAGATCTGGAGAGAAGATTGGTCCAAGCGTTCATGAATGTAACTACCAAAGAACGGAAGGTATACTTCACGGAAGCAAATGGAGAAAGATATTCCCAAACTTTCCAAAATCTTCCGAATGAAAAACTGGTTCGTTTTGCTGATGCATTATCTTTCTTGAATTTTAAGTCCACAGGCATCGGTTTCCAAAATAATTGGCCTCCAAAAATCCCTGATGACGCGGAGTTCTTAGTAATAGCGGGACCAACTGTTCCTTTTTCTCCGGAAGCAAGAGTTTCTATCTTGGATTTTGTATTCAAGAAGAAGGGAAAACTATTCATTACTATCGAACAAAGAGGCGCTGAAAGTTTCGATTGGCTATTAGAAGCCGCCGGATATTCTTTTGTAAAAGGAAATCTTTCCCAAAGCCCAAGCAGGGCTCCCGGTTTGATCTTAACTAAAGCATTCAGAGATCATCCGATCGAAGAATCTCTATCTAAAAAAGATACTGGGATCGTATTCCCTTATGGAGGATACTTCGAGCAGAAACCTCCTACAAATCCTTCGGAGATTAAGTTAGACTCTTCCATCCTTTTGGAAACTGGCGGAGATGTTTATCTGGATAAGAATGGAAATGGAAAGCAAGAGAAGGAAGAAGAGAAAAAGAATCTTCCGATCGCTTTGGTATTAAAAACCAAATCGACTGCTCCGATCATTCCACCTACAGATCCAAATGCACCTCCAGCTTCCTTACCGGAAACAAAATCGGAAGACGAAGGAAGGATAGTGATCTATTCGGGAACTTCTTGGATCACTAATCAGTATATTCCTTATGAGGCGAATTACGAACTCGCAGGCGCTTCTGTGACTTGGATGTATCAAGATGTTAGCCTTCCTGCGATCGCTCCTAAAAAAGAAGAGATCGAAACTGTTTCCTTAACGGACGGGCAGAAAAGAGCGGTTTGGATCTTAGGAATGTTCTTATTCCCTGGGCTGATTGCCGGCCTTGGTTCTATCTATGTGATCAAAAGAAAAAGGGCCGGACAAAAAGATGCGAAATAA
- a CDS encoding DUF4340 domain-containing protein, with product MRNKLYLLAVAVVLLFLAFFLLEKTKEDATEIEYWKLSLDRIEYYPPSEQWVERTGDKFYSKPFTISVKEGIKKGEKFFTVLNKDSETGKDIEYEGGYNSENTVRDFGTYRVKGTEEILEGIQIKESLQVGEDSPKLVFYSGNISKTLRIGKKHSLGSTRVILHEGPVRNILTSSSYLFDRFQKGPQDFRQKSILTLNKEYVKEISYIDENGTSIKIDNTPFESNSIKKNFWRRLSGEIILLEPKLGEDLYRYMTGLKVETFPDDENGAGFGIGNILAPSVEKSEFSLASVKVLISDGNEIVYRFHKETSIGDKKLTPVIRIINSNFKEPPVYVVANAFTQIQAAAKAIKDAKAIVKPDKSRSGNTSRKK from the coding sequence ATGCGAAATAAACTCTATCTACTCGCCGTAGCAGTTGTTTTACTTTTTCTGGCCTTCTTCCTTTTGGAAAAAACAAAAGAAGATGCAACTGAGATAGAATACTGGAAACTTTCCTTAGATCGTATCGAGTATTATCCTCCCAGTGAACAATGGGTGGAAAGGACCGGAGATAAATTTTATTCTAAACCCTTTACGATCTCAGTAAAGGAAGGGATCAAGAAGGGAGAAAAATTTTTTACGGTCCTGAACAAAGACTCTGAAACCGGAAAGGATATAGAATACGAAGGCGGTTATAATTCCGAGAATACTGTCAGGGATTTCGGAACTTATAGAGTAAAAGGAACGGAAGAAATTTTAGAAGGGATTCAGATCAAGGAATCCTTACAAGTAGGAGAAGATTCTCCTAAGTTGGTTTTTTATTCCGGAAATATTTCCAAAACTTTGAGGATCGGTAAAAAACATTCTTTGGGTTCTACTCGAGTGATCTTGCATGAAGGACCGGTCCGCAATATTCTTACATCTTCTTCTTATCTATTCGATAGATTCCAAAAAGGTCCTCAGGACTTCCGTCAGAAGAGTATCCTGACTTTGAACAAAGAATATGTAAAAGAAATTTCTTATATAGATGAAAATGGGACTTCTATCAAAATAGATAATACACCTTTCGAATCTAATAGTATTAAAAAGAATTTTTGGCGTAGACTTTCCGGAGAGATTATCCTGCTGGAACCGAAGTTGGGAGAGGATCTCTACCGATACATGACCGGTTTGAAGGTAGAAACTTTCCCGGACGACGAGAATGGTGCGGGTTTCGGCATTGGCAATATCCTGGCTCCTAGTGTCGAGAAGTCCGAATTTTCGTTAGCAAGCGTAAAGGTTTTGATTTCAGATGGGAACGAGATCGTTTATCGGTTCCATAAAGAAACAAGCATAGGAGATAAAAAACTGACTCCTGTGATCAGAATTATAAATTCTAATTTTAAAGAACCTCCTGTTTATGTAGTAGCAAATGCGTTTACTCAGATCCAAGCTGCGGCAAAGGCGATCAAAGATGCAAAGGCAATCGTAAAACCTGATAAGTCTAGATCTGGAAATACTTCTCGGAAAAAATAA
- a CDS encoding UDP-N-acetylmuramate--L-alanine ligase — protein sequence MKIHLIGIGGIAMGNLASMLRSLGHEVSGSDAGVYPPMSDKLKEWGIPYSEGFDAERVKGKDLIVVGNAISRGNPEVEEVLNTGLEYVSMSAALERYILAGKKVVVVAGTHGKTTTTFLIHHILKETGLNPGLFVGGIRKDGFPGFEFTNGNYFVIEGDEYDTAFFDKASKFLHYRPTYAVLNALDFDHADIFKDIGEIETMFSRLLRLVPGNGKVYYWAGAANLKRICGEASKFVKSEAFEFNKKDSILTWKKGELYSGQRLLRPGFFGNHNYRNAEVALRVCEEILNKENVPKAREKLLDALESFPGVKRRQEILFESAKSILIEDFAHHPVAVEETIRSVKQRFPGFKIISLFEPRSATSHRNVFQKEYSFAFKGSAVTMITEIYNLKKVSKDSRLDVKKLILKLPKHSGTLPFYCKDPKDLVQKVRKILPQFEKDKILILAMSNGAFGGIYPSLKELVGSRK from the coding sequence TTGAAAATCCATCTGATAGGGATAGGCGGGATCGCAATGGGAAACCTGGCTTCTATGTTGAGAAGCTTAGGTCACGAAGTTTCCGGCTCCGACGCCGGAGTATATCCTCCAATGTCCGATAAACTCAAGGAGTGGGGGATCCCTTATTCGGAAGGTTTCGATGCCGAGAGAGTCAAGGGTAAAGATCTGATTGTAGTCGGAAACGCCATCTCTCGAGGAAATCCAGAAGTAGAAGAAGTCCTAAATACCGGATTGGAATATGTTTCCATGTCCGCCGCTTTAGAAAGATATATTCTTGCAGGGAAAAAGGTAGTAGTAGTTGCGGGGACTCACGGAAAGACCACGACTACATTCTTAATCCATCATATATTGAAAGAAACAGGACTAAATCCTGGATTGTTCGTAGGTGGAATTCGTAAGGATGGATTTCCCGGTTTCGAGTTTACAAACGGAAATTATTTCGTAATCGAAGGAGATGAGTATGATACCGCATTCTTCGACAAAGCATCTAAGTTCTTACATTATAGACCTACTTATGCAGTATTGAACGCGTTAGATTTTGATCATGCGGATATCTTTAAAGATATAGGTGAGATTGAAACAATGTTCTCCAGATTATTAAGACTTGTGCCCGGGAACGGAAAAGTATATTACTGGGCAGGGGCCGCCAACTTAAAAAGGATTTGTGGAGAAGCATCCAAATTCGTAAAATCGGAAGCATTCGAATTTAATAAAAAAGATTCGATTCTCACATGGAAGAAGGGAGAATTATATAGCGGGCAACGACTTCTTCGTCCCGGATTTTTCGGAAATCATAATTACAGAAACGCAGAAGTCGCTCTCAGGGTCTGCGAAGAGATATTAAATAAAGAGAATGTTCCTAAAGCTAGGGAAAAATTACTAGATGCTTTAGAATCCTTCCCAGGTGTAAAACGTAGACAAGAGATCTTATTCGAGTCTGCGAAAAGTATCCTGATCGAGGATTTCGCCCATCATCCTGTGGCTGTCGAAGAAACGATCCGCTCTGTAAAACAGAGATTTCCTGGCTTTAAGATTATAAGTTTATTCGAGCCAAGAAGCGCCACTTCTCATCGAAACGTTTTTCAAAAGGAATATTCCTTTGCGTTTAAAGGCTCTGCTGTGACCATGATTACCGAAATTTATAATCTCAAAAAGGTCTCCAAGGATAGCCGTTTGGATGTGAAAAAATTGATCCTGAAACTTCCGAAACATTCAGGCACCCTTCCATTTTATTGCAAGGATCCCAAGGATCTGGTCCAGAAAGTTCGGAAAATCCTTCCCCAATTCGAGAAGGATAAAATCCTGATCCTAGCGATGTCCAATGGGGCTTTTGGCGGAATTTATCCTTCTTTGAAGGAACTGGTCGGATCTAGAAAATGA